The following are encoded in a window of Solidesulfovibrio magneticus RS-1 genomic DNA:
- a CDS encoding GNAT family N-acetyltransferase codes for MERIRHGMPVIIVPGHPEDYPALAALWEASVRASHHFVAEADIHFFKPLVRDVYLGAVTLTCAFDGVGDGRALGFSGVAEGKIEMLFVAPEAFGRGIGTKLLRHAVETLGAREVDVNEQNARTVAFYLRRGFVVVGRSELDGTGRPYPLLHMRLA; via the coding sequence ATGGAACGCATAAGGCATGGCATGCCCGTCATCATCGTGCCCGGTCACCCTGAAGACTACCCCGCCCTGGCCGCACTCTGGGAAGCCTCGGTGCGGGCCAGCCACCACTTTGTCGCCGAGGCGGACATCCACTTTTTCAAGCCGCTGGTGCGCGACGTCTATCTGGGCGCGGTGACGCTCACCTGCGCCTTTGACGGCGTCGGTGATGGACGGGCGCTTGGATTTTCAGGCGTGGCCGAAGGGAAGATCGAAATGCTGTTCGTGGCCCCGGAGGCCTTTGGCCGGGGCATCGGCACGAAGCTTCTGCGCCATGCCGTGGAGACCCTCGGCGCGCGCGAAGTGGACGTCAACGAGCAGAATGCTCGCACTGTGGCATTCTATCTGCGCCGGGGATTCGTCGTTGTTGGACGCTCGGAATTGGACGGGACCGGGCGGCCTTATCCGCTGTTGCATATGCGGCTTGCCTGA
- a CDS encoding DJ-1/PfpI family protein: MKKAYVLLFDGYADWEIGYVLAELRRIGNLPVATVGFTDAPVVSMGGLTVTPDTTLAAVVPDDVRLFILPGGTLWEQAYPAEALHALLQALDRQAVPLAAICAATTVFAKAGVLNGKKHTSNALKYLQEHVPGYQGDKDYVDELAVTDGHVTTASGLGSVEFTRNILEALAIVTPQLRDLWYRAFKYGDYPKEFG, translated from the coding sequence ATGAAGAAAGCCTACGTCCTGCTTTTTGATGGCTACGCGGATTGGGAAATCGGCTATGTGCTGGCCGAACTGCGCCGTATCGGCAACCTGCCGGTGGCGACTGTCGGATTCACGGACGCCCCTGTCGTTTCCATGGGCGGGTTGACGGTCACCCCGGACACGACCTTGGCCGCCGTCGTCCCCGACGATGTCCGGCTGTTCATCCTTCCGGGCGGAACGCTGTGGGAGCAGGCCTACCCGGCCGAGGCGCTCCACGCCCTGCTCCAGGCCCTTGACCGCCAGGCCGTCCCCCTGGCCGCGATCTGCGCGGCCACGACCGTTTTCGCCAAGGCCGGCGTCCTTAACGGCAAAAAGCACACGTCCAATGCCTTGAAATATCTTCAGGAGCACGTTCCCGGTTATCAAGGGGACAAGGACTACGTGGACGAACTGGCCGTCACCGACGGCCATGTGACCACGGCCAGCGGCCTGGGCAGCGTCGAATTCACCAGGAACATTCTGGAAGCCTTGGCAATCGTCACCCCGCAGCTCCGGGATCTCTGGTACCGCGCCTTCAAGTACGGGGACTACCCTAAGGAGTTCGGCTAA